A single region of the Bacteroides luhongzhouii genome encodes:
- a CDS encoding radical SAM protein, which yields MKAVPLIGIARHRLTIDGEGVTTLVAFHGCPLRCKYCLNPTSLQPDGVWESYDCNQLYEEVRKDELYFLASCGGVTFGGGEPLLQSEFIRQFRQLCGPEWRITVETSLNVPQQNVEELISIIDNYIVDIKDMNNDIYQRYTGKNNENVLGNLRYLIGQDRAKQIVIRTPLIPSYNAEKDIDQSIELLKEMGITQFDRFTYKTPND from the coding sequence ATGAAAGCAGTTCCCCTCATTGGCATCGCCCGCCATCGACTAACTATTGACGGTGAAGGAGTTACAACATTAGTTGCTTTTCACGGTTGCCCGTTGCGTTGCAAATACTGTCTCAATCCGACATCTTTGCAGCCCGATGGTGTTTGGGAGAGTTATGATTGTAACCAGCTCTACGAGGAAGTACGCAAAGATGAACTTTACTTTTTGGCGAGTTGTGGCGGAGTCACATTTGGAGGTGGAGAACCTTTATTACAAAGCGAATTTATCAGGCAATTCCGCCAACTCTGTGGCCCGGAATGGAGAATCACTGTCGAAACCTCTCTCAATGTTCCGCAACAGAATGTAGAAGAACTGATTTCTATTATAGACAATTACATAGTCGACATCAAAGATATGAATAATGACATCTATCAGCGATATACCGGAAAGAATAATGAAAACGTCTTAGGTAATTTACGATATTTAATCGGGCAAGACAGAGCCAAGCAAATCGTTATTCGGACACCACTCATCCCTTCCTATAATGCGGAGAAGGATATTGACCAAAGCATAGAACTTTTGAAAGAAATGGGAATCACTCAATTCGACCGATTCACCTATAAAACCCCTAATGATTAA
- a CDS encoding hybrid sensor histidine kinase/response regulator: protein MNMEINPSEYKVLIVDDVISNVLLLKVLLTNEKFNIVTAGNGTQALEQVKKENPDLVLLDVMMPDISGFEVAQQMKADPEMAEIPIIFLTALNSTADIVKGFQVGGNDFISKPFNKEELIIRVTHQISLVAAKRIIVAQTEELRKTIMGRDKLYSVIAHDLRSPMGSIKMVLNMLILNLPSDTIGDEMYELLTMANQTTEDVFSLLDNLLKWTKSQIGKLKVVYQDINMVEVVEGVSEIFTMVASLKNIKIVQDVPVENVAVRADIDMIKTVIRNLISNAIKFSNEGSDVVVSLAEEDGMAIVSVKDTGCGIDDENQKKLLHTDTHFSTFGTNNEEGSGLGLLLCQDFVVKNGGKLWFTSKKGDGSTFSFSIPLLEK, encoded by the coding sequence ATGAATATGGAAATTAATCCTTCTGAATATAAAGTCCTTATTGTGGACGATGTGATTTCAAATGTCCTTTTACTAAAGGTACTTTTGACCAACGAGAAATTCAATATTGTGACTGCCGGTAATGGAACACAGGCGTTGGAACAAGTGAAGAAGGAAAATCCGGATCTTGTATTATTGGATGTAATGATGCCGGATATCAGTGGCTTTGAGGTAGCTCAACAAATGAAAGCGGACCCCGAAATGGCTGAAATTCCCATTATCTTCCTGACTGCTCTAAACAGTACGGCGGATATCGTAAAAGGATTTCAGGTGGGTGGTAATGATTTTATTTCAAAGCCATTTAATAAAGAAGAATTGATTATTCGTGTGACGCACCAGATTTCGTTGGTTGCAGCGAAAAGAATCATTGTTGCACAAACGGAAGAGTTGCGTAAGACTATCATGGGACGTGACAAACTTTATTCTGTGATTGCACATGACTTACGTTCACCAATGGGATCTATCAAGATGGTGCTGAATATGCTGATTCTGAATTTACCGAGTGATACAATTGGTGATGAGATGTATGAATTGCTGACGATGGCTAATCAGACAACAGAAGATGTATTCTCATTGCTTGATAATCTGCTGAAATGGACGAAGAGCCAGATTGGTAAGCTGAAGGTGGTTTATCAGGATATTAATATGGTGGAAGTCGTAGAGGGCGTAAGCGAAATCTTTACGATGGTGGCCAGTCTGAAAAATATTAAGATTGTACAAGATGTACCTGTCGAAAATGTGGCTGTTCGTGCTGATATTGATATGATCAAGACGGTGATCCGTAATTTAATCAGCAATGCGATCAAGTTTAGCAATGAAGGCTCGGACGTAGTGGTGTCACTGGCTGAGGAAGATGGTATGGCAATCGTAAGTGTGAAAGACACTGGATGCGGTATTGATGACGAAAATCAGAAGAAGTTGTTGCATACCGATACTCATTTCAGTACCTTCGGTACAAACAATGAGGAAGGTTCGGGACTCGGATTATTATTGTGTCAGGACTTTGTTGTCAAGAATGGTGGTAAGCTGTGGTTTACTTCAAAGAAAGGAGACGGATCTACATTTAGTTTTTCAATTCCATTATTGGAGAAGTAG
- a CDS encoding energy transducer TonB: protein MINAMARGKQTCKILKEIRRQIAEANDIEFITSECQYQGDCLGTCPKCEAEVRYLEQQLERKRRIGKVITLFGLSTGILTIIPSTSLNAETLQCPKNWTITADSLIQEKNTKGEAPYYGLEKLPEFPGGMEKFIEFLKENLHYSEIDSIANNTYTYVQFTIDYDGQVINPKITHKIHPKVEAEILRVMSLIPRWKPGTLANETVQVKYNLMLSFNVMYGPELRITDIRINYPDVYEEVPVMPQFPEGQQALMQFLAKKIQYPTIAQGDMGTGRVIIQFIVDKEGNIIKPRVVRSVDPYLDKEALRVINQMPKWKPGELEDGTKVAVYFTVPVMFRLQ from the coding sequence ATGATTAATGCCATGGCAAGAGGAAAACAAACCTGTAAAATTTTAAAAGAGATTCGTCGGCAGATAGCCGAAGCGAATGATATTGAATTCATCACCTCTGAATGTCAGTATCAGGGAGACTGTTTGGGCACTTGTCCCAAATGCGAAGCGGAAGTTCGTTATTTGGAGCAGCAGCTTGAGCGAAAACGCCGTATAGGTAAGGTTATCACTCTGTTTGGACTATCAACTGGTATACTTACAATAATACCTTCTACTTCATTGAACGCGGAAACACTGCAATGCCCTAAAAATTGGACCATTACTGCTGACAGCCTGATACAAGAAAAAAACACGAAAGGAGAAGCTCCCTATTATGGTCTTGAGAAACTACCGGAATTTCCCGGAGGAATGGAAAAATTCATAGAATTTCTAAAAGAGAATCTTCATTATTCAGAAATAGATAGCATTGCTAATAATACATACACTTATGTACAATTCACAATAGATTATGACGGCCAAGTTATCAATCCAAAGATTACTCACAAGATTCATCCCAAAGTTGAAGCTGAAATATTAAGAGTCATGTCTCTCATTCCTCGTTGGAAACCCGGCACATTGGCAAATGAAACAGTACAAGTAAAATACAATCTGATGCTCTCATTCAATGTAATGTATGGTCCGGAACTGAGAATCACTGACATTCGTATAAACTATCCTGATGTTTACGAGGAAGTACCTGTTATGCCTCAATTTCCTGAAGGCCAACAAGCCCTCATGCAGTTTCTTGCAAAAAAAATCCAATATCCTACAATAGCACAAGGAGATATGGGTACGGGACGCGTTATAATTCAATTCATCGTTGACAAGGAAGGCAACATAATCAAACCCAGAGTTGTACGCAGCGTAGATCCTTACCTGGATAAAGAAGCATTGCGTGTCATCAATCAAATGCCCAAATGGAAACCGGGAGAGCTGGAAGATGGTACTAAAGTAGCCGTTTATTTCACCGTTCCCGTTATGTTCCGACTACAATAA
- a CDS encoding UDP-glucuronic acid decarboxylase family protein, translated as MKRILVSGGAGFIGSHLCTRLINEGHDVICLDNFFTGSKDNIIHLMDNHHFEVVRHDVTYPYSAEVDEIYNLACPASPIHYQHDPIQTAKTSVMGAINMLGLAMRLDAKILQASTSEVYGDPIVHPQSESYWGNVNPVGYRSCYDEGKRCAETLFMDYHRQNNVRVKIIRIFNTYGPRMLPNDGRVVSNFILQALNNEDITIYGDGKQTRSFQYIDDLIEGMIRMMNTEDEFTGPMNLGNPNEFPVLELAERIISLTGSSSKIVFKSLPDDDPKQRQPDITLAKEKLGWQPTVELEEGLKHMIEYFKNV; from the coding sequence ATGAAAAGAATATTGGTAAGTGGCGGAGCCGGTTTTATAGGCTCTCATCTTTGTACACGGCTTATAAACGAAGGTCACGACGTGATATGCCTGGATAATTTTTTTACGGGTTCGAAAGATAACATCATTCATTTGATGGATAATCATCATTTTGAGGTGGTAAGGCATGATGTCACTTATCCTTATTCGGCGGAAGTAGATGAAATTTATAATTTAGCATGTCCAGCATCTCCCATTCATTATCAACATGACCCGATTCAAACAGCCAAAACATCTGTGATGGGAGCTATTAATATGCTGGGATTGGCAATGAGACTGGATGCCAAAATTCTGCAAGCTTCTACGAGCGAGGTATATGGAGATCCAATTGTTCATCCGCAATCGGAAAGCTACTGGGGAAATGTGAATCCGGTGGGGTACCGGTCTTGTTATGATGAGGGAAAGCGTTGTGCAGAAACATTATTTATGGATTATCACCGTCAGAACAATGTGCGTGTGAAGATTATCCGTATTTTTAATACGTATGGTCCGCGAATGTTGCCGAATGACGGACGGGTTGTTTCTAATTTTATTCTTCAAGCGTTGAATAATGAAGATATAACTATATATGGTGATGGGAAGCAGACACGCAGCTTCCAGTATATTGATGATTTGATTGAAGGAATGATAAGAATGATGAATACGGAGGACGAGTTTACAGGTCCTATGAATCTGGGGAATCCGAATGAATTTCCGGTATTGGAATTGGCGGAAAGGATCATTAGCCTGACCGGTTCATCTTCGAAGATTGTATTTAAGTCTTTACCGGATGATGATCCTAAACAACGCCAACCGGATATTACATTGGCTAAAGAGAAATTGGGTTGGCAGCCTACTGTTGAACTTGAAGAGGGGCTGAAGCATATGATTGAATATTTTAAAAATGTCTGA
- a CDS encoding fimbrial protein: MQYGISIIRKCYLLSVLLVTVGLTGCVQEELGSTPSPAGNGIRFTLTVPDVNLPSVSSRTMTGTGTAKKEDEIETVDILVFDASKTPAVFLEWASATGVTQDLADNSTVSFSAKLPFTTASTCIVVVANKELDGIVSGFTKGVTTKVQAIEAMLHTQTGKWLADGSTTGGYTWIPMYGEKVISKITPSMGPITGINMKRMLARIDIHNNSVTSNFTVEEVYLANYNTTGYIAPPWNTNGQVAEPAPDIPILPAGSGKMTEEGDAILYSVNGNTPYDGEIYTFESPAAEDAGGAGQDGEASRKDATCLIVKGKIGTGESTFYRVDFTKIGNIGEQVEYLPLKRNHKYIITITQALGTGYASFREALASYTVMSNLKFRLIHYDRDKVKDVVYNGQYMLGVGESEVAVTQYQNNSYAIDVFTDNPGGWKATVTAGSDWLKFEGGADAASGVANDDTQLKLKIPYFNNETIGFERKATVTLTAGRLTHNIEVTQYTIDPGIIKFVDAYGNVLEKGLFFPIRNPDGDELPIEPQTVYVMFSVDKIEGKLYGTDGIDIVQYNAGGLIPQLNRTNAIPFSERVQAFTIQPNPRRVGDGSTEETGWWWRWDFILFDLYDKEGYLTQIQLPINQGELEFSLRYIPTTVNSRTYKVNLGAEQYLQLFVNNNWEIMNIEELNITNDDGTGLIRTDPDNDVILGRKNADEKMYVESIVGFNDGKGDDVVGHGYDFRLKLHPGKWKEGKSGTIRITFRNVMHTVEDEEFPFYRTIDLQMVSETKSYTTAGEPLFHLYPLRFDNRIYYQGVGDAKQSVGRLENVADAEEVCRNIGDGWRLPTASELLMSFAYEKALGGNAENYNYHDSQNIYGWYQNWTGNYWSSSYYEAKGSGTRFWMEMSAGYLDSAPVSNNNYFRCVKNNVNSGKKYPYLTVESSGVTVVSRDASGGTDPSVLFASGETPDSSDAMNKVAPKFQIENTSSNGKTWSEAKAACESKGSGWRLPTQREMFLVLSMGGTVTSIKNQGFGGSTTWTGKGFEKISAVHWTLTLREGNYWLAGHNNGEFGAWTTDESTDWAWYRCVRTIE; this comes from the coding sequence ATGCAATATGGGATTTCAATCATAAGAAAGTGCTATCTTTTGTCTGTTCTGTTGGTGACGGTAGGGCTTACCGGATGCGTACAGGAAGAATTAGGGTCGACACCTTCTCCGGCAGGAAACGGTATCCGGTTTACATTAACAGTTCCCGATGTAAATCTCCCGTCCGTATCTTCGCGTACGATGACCGGAACGGGAACAGCAAAGAAAGAAGACGAAATAGAAACGGTGGATATTCTTGTTTTTGATGCGTCAAAAACACCAGCGGTATTTCTGGAATGGGCCAGCGCTACAGGAGTCACGCAGGACTTAGCTGACAATTCCACTGTGAGTTTCTCTGCCAAACTTCCTTTCACCACCGCATCTACCTGTATTGTGGTGGTGGCAAATAAGGAACTTGACGGAATTGTGTCGGGTTTCACGAAAGGAGTGACTACCAAGGTTCAAGCAATAGAAGCGATGCTCCACACCCAGACCGGCAAATGGCTGGCAGACGGCTCGACGACTGGTGGGTATACGTGGATTCCGATGTACGGGGAGAAGGTAATAAGCAAAATTACTCCTTCGATGGGTCCGATAACCGGCATAAATATGAAACGTATGCTGGCGCGTATTGATATCCATAATAATAGTGTCACTTCGAATTTCACGGTCGAAGAAGTTTACTTGGCCAATTACAATACCACCGGATACATTGCTCCGCCGTGGAATACGAACGGACAGGTTGCTGAACCGGCTCCGGATATTCCGATTCTCCCTGCGGGAAGCGGTAAAATGACGGAGGAAGGGGACGCAATACTTTATTCCGTAAATGGTAATACACCCTACGATGGGGAGATTTATACCTTTGAATCCCCGGCGGCAGAGGATGCCGGTGGTGCGGGACAAGACGGAGAAGCGAGCCGTAAGGATGCTACTTGCCTGATTGTGAAAGGAAAGATCGGTACGGGTGAATCGACATTTTACCGGGTGGATTTTACCAAAATCGGAAATATAGGAGAGCAGGTGGAATATTTGCCTTTGAAACGAAACCATAAATACATCATTACCATTACCCAGGCGTTGGGAACCGGTTATGCAAGTTTTAGAGAGGCGTTGGCATCCTATACAGTCATGTCCAACCTGAAATTCCGGTTGATACACTATGACCGTGATAAGGTCAAAGATGTAGTCTACAATGGGCAATATATGCTCGGAGTGGGTGAATCGGAGGTCGCTGTAACTCAATACCAGAATAATAGTTATGCCATAGATGTTTTTACTGACAATCCCGGCGGTTGGAAGGCCACTGTTACTGCAGGGAGCGACTGGCTCAAATTTGAAGGTGGAGCCGATGCGGCATCGGGCGTTGCGAACGATGATACCCAACTCAAATTGAAGATTCCTTATTTTAATAATGAAACTATAGGTTTTGAGCGTAAGGCTACTGTTACGTTGACGGCAGGGCGCTTGACTCACAATATTGAAGTGACGCAGTATACGATAGATCCGGGAATTATCAAATTTGTCGATGCATACGGAAATGTGTTGGAGAAAGGTCTTTTTTTCCCGATTAGAAATCCCGATGGTGACGAACTTCCTATCGAACCACAGACGGTGTATGTCATGTTTTCCGTGGATAAGATAGAAGGTAAGCTTTATGGCACTGATGGTATCGATATCGTCCAATATAATGCCGGCGGTTTAATTCCGCAATTAAACAGGACGAACGCGATACCGTTCAGTGAAAGGGTGCAGGCATTTACCATACAGCCTAATCCGCGAAGAGTGGGCGATGGTTCTACTGAAGAGACAGGCTGGTGGTGGCGTTGGGACTTCATATTGTTCGACCTGTACGATAAGGAGGGATACCTCACTCAAATACAACTCCCCATCAATCAGGGGGAGCTGGAGTTTTCACTCCGATATATTCCCACTACGGTCAATAGTCGTACTTATAAAGTCAATCTGGGTGCGGAACAATATTTGCAATTGTTTGTCAATAACAATTGGGAAATTATGAATATTGAGGAATTGAATATAACGAATGATGATGGTACCGGACTGATTCGGACCGATCCGGATAATGATGTGATTTTAGGCAGAAAGAATGCGGACGAAAAGATGTATGTTGAGTCTATCGTAGGCTTTAATGATGGGAAGGGAGATGATGTGGTTGGTCACGGATACGATTTCAGACTGAAACTTCACCCCGGCAAGTGGAAAGAGGGAAAAAGCGGAACGATAAGAATCACGTTCAGAAATGTAATGCATACCGTAGAGGATGAAGAATTCCCGTTTTATCGTACGATTGACCTTCAGATGGTGTCCGAAACCAAATCTTACACAACTGCCGGAGAACCTCTTTTCCATCTTTATCCGCTTCGGTTTGATAACAGGATATATTATCAGGGAGTAGGCGATGCCAAGCAAAGTGTGGGACGGTTGGAAAATGTAGCCGATGCGGAGGAGGTCTGTAGGAATATAGGCGATGGTTGGCGGCTGCCTACTGCCAGTGAACTGTTGATGTCATTTGCCTATGAAAAAGCTTTGGGTGGCAATGCGGAGAATTATAATTATCATGACAGTCAGAATATATATGGATGGTATCAAAACTGGACCGGCAACTACTGGTCTTCATCATACTATGAGGCTAAAGGCTCTGGTACACGTTTTTGGATGGAAATGTCGGCAGGTTATTTGGATTCCGCGCCTGTTAGCAATAATAATTATTTCCGTTGCGTGAAGAATAATGTAAATAGCGGAAAGAAGTACCCTTATCTAACGGTAGAATCCTCGGGGGTTACTGTTGTCTCTCGCGATGCCAGTGGAGGAACGGATCCTTCGGTGTTATTTGCTTCCGGTGAAACTCCGGATTCAAGTGACGCGATGAATAAGGTTGCTCCTAAGTTTCAAATTGAAAATACCAGTAGTAATGGTAAAACTTGGTCGGAAGCAAAAGCGGCATGCGAAAGCAAAGGGAGTGGCTGGCGTCTGCCTACCCAGCGTGAGATGTTTTTGGTACTCAGTATGGGAGGAACCGTTACCAGCATCAAAAACCAAGGTTTCGGTGGTTCAACTACTTGGACAGGGAAGGGATTCGAGAAGATTAGTGCTGTGCACTGGACATTGACTTTACGCGAGGGCAACTATTGGCTGGCCGGACATAATAATGGTGAATTCGGCGCATGGACTACGGATGAATCCACAGATTGGGCTTGGTATCGTTGTGTGCGCACAATAGAATAA
- a CDS encoding PD-(D/E)XK nuclease family protein — MQSFLQLVAHDLYAKIGNDLSRTALIFPNKRANLFFNEYLAGESDQPIWSPAAMSISDLFQKLSVQKSGDPIRLVCELYKVFKEETQSQETLDDFYFWGELLISDFDDVDKNMVDADKLFSNLQDLKNLMDDYEFLDKEQEEAIQQFFQNFSIERRTELKEKFIFLWNKLGTIYHRYRENLTELGIAYEGMLYRNVIEQLDTEQLKYDKYIFVGFNVLNKVENEFFRKLKDAGKALFYWDYDIFYTQQIRKHEAGEFLKRNLGEFPNELPESFFDTFKEPKKIRYISASTENAQARFLPEWIKMITDDHSQIAEEKEKENAVVLCNEALLLPVLHSIPQEVKNVNITMGFPLAQTPVYSFINAAMELQTNGYRSDTGRFTYEAVSAILKHPYTQQISSHAGPLERELTKTNRFYPLPSELKQDDFLTTLFTPRNGIKELCDYLIELIKDISTIYRKEGEYNDIFNQLYRESLFQSHTKINRLYSLIESGELSIRTDTLKRLITKVLTASNIPFHGEPAIGMQVMGVLETRNLDFRNLIILSLNEGQLPKSGGESSFIPYNLRKAFGMTTIEHKNAVYAYYFYRLIQRAENITLLYNTSSDGLNRGEESRFMLQLLVEGPHDITREYLEAGQSPQSTQEIQIEKTPEVLRRIYQAYDSTNPSSVILSPSALNAYLDCRLRFYYRYVARLKTPDEVSAEIDSALFGTIFHLSAQLAYTDLTANGKMIQKEDIERLLRNEIKLQNYVDQAFKEELFRVAPEEKPEYNGIQLINSKVIVSYLKQLLRNDLQYTPFEMVAMEKKVSEEITIQTGQGPFTLRLGGTIDRMDAKESTLRIVDYKTGGSPKIPANIEQLFTPSETRPNYIFQTFLYAAIMSRKQSLMVAPALLYIHRAASESYSPVIEMGEPRKPKIPVNNFAFFEDEFRERLQALLEEIFNEKEPFTQTKDTKKCSYCDFKAICKR, encoded by the coding sequence ATGCAATCATTTCTCCAATTAGTCGCTCACGATTTATATGCCAAAATAGGAAATGACCTGTCACGTACAGCACTCATTTTCCCCAATAAACGTGCTAACTTGTTTTTCAATGAATATTTGGCAGGAGAATCCGATCAACCGATCTGGTCACCAGCTGCCATGAGTATCAGCGACCTGTTTCAGAAACTATCAGTACAAAAAAGCGGTGACCCTATTCGATTAGTTTGTGAGCTTTATAAAGTATTCAAAGAGGAAACACAGAGTCAGGAAACATTGGATGATTTCTACTTCTGGGGAGAGTTGTTGATTAGTGATTTTGATGATGTGGATAAGAATATGGTTGATGCCGATAAACTATTCAGTAATCTGCAAGATCTGAAGAACCTGATGGACGACTATGAATTCCTTGATAAAGAACAGGAAGAAGCCATTCAACAGTTTTTTCAGAATTTCTCTATTGAAAGACGAACCGAACTCAAAGAGAAATTTATTTTCCTTTGGAACAAGCTAGGCACGATCTACCATCGTTACCGGGAAAACCTGACAGAGCTAGGTATTGCATACGAAGGCATGCTCTACCGGAATGTGATTGAGCAACTTGATACCGAGCAACTCAAATACGATAAATACATATTTGTCGGTTTCAATGTACTGAACAAAGTAGAAAACGAATTTTTCAGAAAGCTGAAAGATGCAGGCAAAGCACTCTTTTATTGGGACTACGATATTTTCTACACCCAACAAATCAGAAAACATGAAGCCGGAGAATTTCTGAAACGTAATCTGGGGGAATTTCCGAACGAACTCCCGGAAAGCTTTTTCGATACCTTCAAAGAACCGAAAAAAATACGCTATATTTCCGCCTCCACCGAAAATGCACAAGCCCGTTTCCTCCCCGAATGGATCAAAATGATTACGGACGATCATTCACAAATTGCCGAAGAAAAGGAAAAAGAAAATGCCGTAGTACTTTGCAATGAAGCCCTGCTGCTTCCCGTACTTCATTCCATTCCACAGGAAGTGAAGAATGTCAATATCACCATGGGATTCCCATTGGCTCAAACTCCTGTTTATAGTTTTATTAATGCCGCTATGGAGCTACAAACCAATGGTTATCGCTCCGATACCGGTCGATTCACTTACGAGGCAGTATCAGCCATATTGAAACATCCTTATACTCAGCAAATCTCATCCCATGCCGGTCCACTGGAACGCGAACTAACTAAAACAAACCGCTTCTATCCACTTCCATCGGAACTGAAGCAAGATGATTTCCTGACCACCCTCTTCACTCCCCGTAATGGCATTAAAGAGCTATGCGATTATCTGATTGAATTAATCAAGGACATTTCAACCATTTATCGTAAAGAAGGGGAATACAATGATATTTTCAATCAACTTTATAGAGAATCCCTCTTCCAAAGCCATACAAAAATCAACCGCCTCTACAGCTTAATTGAAAGTGGAGAACTAAGTATACGTACCGACACTCTGAAACGTCTGATAACCAAAGTGCTGACAGCTTCCAATATTCCTTTCCATGGAGAGCCCGCTATCGGAATGCAAGTCATGGGAGTATTGGAAACACGTAATCTGGACTTCCGGAATCTCATCATATTATCTCTTAACGAAGGACAACTCCCCAAATCCGGAGGAGAATCTTCTTTTATTCCTTACAACCTCCGGAAAGCTTTTGGCATGACCACTATCGAACATAAGAATGCAGTGTATGCCTACTACTTCTATCGCCTGATACAACGGGCAGAAAATATCACTCTGCTCTACAATACTTCCTCGGACGGTCTCAACCGTGGAGAAGAATCCCGCTTCATGCTACAATTACTCGTGGAAGGTCCGCATGATATCACTCGTGAATATCTGGAAGCCGGACAATCCCCGCAAAGCACCCAAGAGATACAGATAGAGAAAACGCCTGAAGTGCTAAGACGAATTTACCAAGCTTACGATAGTACTAATCCATCATCGGTAATTCTCTCCCCTTCCGCCCTCAATGCGTATCTTGATTGCCGATTGAGATTTTATTACCGTTACGTAGCGAGATTAAAGACACCAGATGAAGTCAGTGCAGAAATTGATTCAGCTTTGTTTGGAACCATTTTCCATCTCTCTGCCCAATTGGCATACACCGATTTAACTGCCAATGGGAAAATGATACAGAAAGAAGATATCGAACGCTTATTACGTAATGAAATAAAGCTGCAAAACTACGTTGATCAAGCCTTCAAAGAAGAATTATTCAGGGTCGCTCCCGAAGAAAAGCCTGAATATAACGGCATACAACTTATCAACTCCAAAGTAATTGTTTCTTATCTGAAACAATTACTACGCAACGACCTTCAATATACTCCTTTTGAGATGGTCGCCATGGAAAAGAAGGTTTCAGAAGAGATAACCATACAAACGGGACAGGGTCCGTTCACTCTCCGTCTGGGTGGGACAATCGACCGTATGGATGCTAAAGAAAGTACCCTACGGATCGTTGACTACAAAACAGGAGGAAGCCCTAAGATTCCAGCCAACATCGAGCAACTGTTCACGCCATCAGAAACACGCCCGAACTATATCTTCCAGACTTTCCTGTATGCCGCTATCATGAGCCGGAAGCAATCATTAATGGTAGCTCCTGCTCTGCTCTACATTCATCGGGCAGCATCGGAAAGTTACTCGCCTGTTATTGAAATGGGAGAACCCCGCAAACCGAAAATACCAGTAAACAATTTCGCCTTCTTTGAAGATGAATTCCGTGAACGCCTGCAAGCATTATTAGAAGAGATATTTAATGAAAAGGAACCTTTCACGCAGACAAAGGACACAAAAAAGTGTTCGTATTGCGATTTTAAAGCTATCTGTAAGCGATAG